The DNA segment CGCGTCTGGTCCTTCCTGCACACGGGCGGTGAACCGCCGCTCGCCGCGCTCGCCCCCGGGCTCGTCCACCTCGTCGACGGGCTGTCCAAGAGGGTCGCGCCGGGGCTCACCGCCGGGTTCGCCGTCGTGCCGGCCGACCGGACCGAGGCGGTGGCGCGGGCCGTGCGGTCCGGGGGATGGAGCGCGGGCTCCTTCGCGCTGGAGGCGACCGTACGGTGGATCGGGGACGGGACCGTGGACCGGCTGGCGGCGGCCAAGCGGCGGGACGCGCGGCGGCGGCAGCGGCTGGCCGCCGGGGAGCTGGACGGCTTCGCCGTGCGGTCCGATCCCGCGTCCTGTTTCGTCTGGTGGCGGCTGCCCGCCCCCTGGCGGGCCGACACCTTCACGGCGGCGGCGAGGGCGCGCGGCATCGCGGTCACCCCGGGCACCGCCTTCTCGGCGGGGCCCGGCCGCACCCCGGACGCCGTCAGGCTCGGGCTCGGGTCGGTGCCGGAGCGGGTGCTGGTGCGGGCGCTGCGGGATCTCGCCGGCGTCGCGCGGGGCGCAGGTGCCGGGTGAGCCAGGTGATCAGGGCGACCGTGAGGCCCAGACCGAGGAGGACCCAGGAGGCCGTGCGCAGGGTGCCGGTCAGGGCGTCGTAGACCGCGCCCGCGGCCGGGTGGGGTATGCCGGCCGGCAGGTCGGTGAGGGTCAGGCTGCGGCCGATGGTGAGGGCGAGGGCCAGCAGGCCGCCGCCCAGAGCGGCGCCCAGGGCGGTGGCCACGACGGCGCGGCGGCGGTGGACGGCGAGGGCGATCCCGGCGGCGGCGAACGTGACGGCCGCGACCGGCAGCCAGAAACCGGCGACTTCGAGCACGTGGAACCCCTTCCGGAGATGGCGCAGTTCGCCCGCCGAGAGCACCGACACCGCGGTGTGTTCCACGGGTATGCGGGCGGCGAGCGGCATGTGGTCCTGGGTGAGCTGCTCTTTGACCTGGGCGGTGACGGGGGCGAGGTCGACGGTCACCGGGCCCTGCGTCGCGTCCTCGGCCCGGCCCTCCTCGCGCAGGGCGCGCAGCACGGCGTCGTGCGTGATCCGGTTGCCGGTGTCCCAGGCCATCTGGAAGGCGCGGGTCTGGGTGAAGGAGCGCACCGCGTCGTGCACGAAGGGGACCACCGAGCCGCGTACCGGGCGAACGTCCATGTGCTGGTCCACCTGGCGCAGGATGTCGTTTCCGACCGTCTCCGCGACGGCCTCCCGTACGTCCGGATCGGCTGCGAGCGGCGCCAGCGTGGTGACGTACCGGCCCGTGTCGGTGAGCGTGTAGGCCGCCCAGGCACCGAGCGCGCCGAACGGCACGAGCAGGCAGGCCAGGGCGATCAGCACGGCTGACAGGACGCTCCTGAGACGGGGGGACACCCTTCCAGGCAACGGCCCCGGACCCCCGCGCGCGAGTGATATGCGTACATTCGAGCGAAAAGTCAAGCCGAACACCCCCTCCCTGTGGTGCGGCTGGGGATCCCGTTCTCCGGTGGAGGGTTCACCCGAACGGGTGTTTCCTGGTGCATGGGACAAGGCGGCTTCGGCCACGTGTCCCACGCGTCCCCCTCCGGCCCCGCGGACCTCGGACACCCGTGTGTGTGCGGGCCGCGTCCCCGGAGCGGGGCGGGTAGGTCGCCGGGTGAGTGGAGCGAGCCCGGCGGCTGCTGAGGAGGGAACAGGGGAGTGCGTGGGCCCGGCCGGGAGGCAGGGCCCACGCACGGGGCACGGGCTCCGCGGGGTTCCGGGAGGCCGGACGCCTCGGGGCGTTACCTAGGGGGCGTCGCTGACCCGAGCTGATCCAAACGACACCCCCTAGTGAACCCGCTGTCCCACCGCGTCCTCACGCGTGTAGAACCGGTAGAAGAAGATGACGAACGTGGCCGCCGCGATCAGCAGCGAGATGCCCACCGAGCGGTACATCGAGTCGCCGGTCTGGCTGTAGAGGAAGCCGAACGCGCAGCCGACGAACACCGCCCACATCAGGGCGTGCGCCTCCCGCCGTACACGGGGGATCGCCGTCAGCAGCGCGATGAGCAGGACCGCGAACACGATCGCCGTCACGAACCCGAACAGCACGTTCCAGCCGGTGATGGGGCCGCCGCTGCGGCGGTTGGCGGCCGCCCAGTAGCCGTAGACCAGTGCCAGCAGGACCGGCACCACGATCCGGCCGACCCGGTGGGTGCGCGTGTCGAAGACGTCGGGCGGACGCTGGGCGATGGCCGGGACCGCGCCGGCGGCGCCGGGTGTGCGGCCGGTGCGGCCGGTGCGGGGCGTGCCGCCGGGTGCGGGTGCCGCATGAGCCATGGGAGCACTCCTCTCTCTCCTCGTCTCTCCTCGCCCCCGCCTTCCAGGGCACACCTGGGGGGTCGGCCCGGCAACTCGGCCGGGGCGGGGGTGCGTGCCCCGATACGGCGCGTGCCCGCCCCCGATGCGGCGCGGGTGCCCGGATGCCCGGATGCGGCGCGTGTGCCCGCGTGTTTCGCTGAGAGGCATGGAGGGCTGCCCGCCGTGACGCAGATGGAGTACCGGCACCGGCGGCAGGTGTTGAGGGTGCGCGGTCACAGCGTGGCCTGGGTCCCGCCGCTCGTGCTGCTCATGGGCATCGTGCTGGTGGACCTCGAGACGGGCGAGGGATTCCGGATCGTCTCCTGGATCGTCCTGGTCCCCGGTATCGCCGCCGCGCTCTGCGGCGTGTGGACGACCACCGGGTTCGCCCTGCTGTCCCTGGTGACCTACGTCGGCGTGGACACCGTCTACCCCGACCAGTACCGGGCCGGCACCACCGACTTCGCCCTGGTCGCGGTCGGCGGTGCGCTGGCCGTGCTGGCCTCCGCCGCGCGCGTGCGTCAGGAGCGGCAGTCCCTGCACATGCAGGACATCGCCGAGACGACCCGCCGTACCGTGCTGCGCCCCCTGCCGCCCGACTGGGCCGGCCTGGAACACGCGGGGGTGTACCTGGCCGCCGACAGCGACGCCCGCGTCGGCGGCGACTTCTATGACATCCAGCCCGGCCCGCACGGCACCCGCGTCCTCGTCGGCGACGTACAGGGCAAGGGCCTGGGCGCGGTGGAGACGGCGGCGGCACTGCTCGGCACCTTCCGGGAGGCCGGATACCACGAGGCAGACCTGGCGACCGTCGCCGAACGGCTGGAGGTACGCATGCACCGGCACCGCGGGCACGTCGCCGCGCTCGGCGGGAACGACAGCGACCGGTTCGCCACCGCCGTGCTGCTCGGCTTCCCCGAGGACGACCCGGACGCCGTCGAGCTGGTCAACTTCGGTCACGAACCCCCGCTCGCCGTCGGCCCCCACGGCGTCCGCGTGCTGCCCTGCGGCGACTGCCTGCCCATCGGGCTCGGCGACCTCACCGAGGGCCGCCCGCCCGTGCACCGGGTGCGCCTGGGCCGCGACGAGACGCTCCTGATGGTGACCGACGGGGTGACCGAGGCCCGCGACCGTGCCGGGGAGTTCTACCCGCTCACCCGCGAGGTGGTCCGCGCTATCGCGGCCGACCCGCGCCGGGCCGACCCCAAGCGGCTGGTGCGCCGCGTCCGCGACGGCGTGGTGCGGCACAGCCAGGGCCACCTCGGGGACGACACCACGGTGTTCGCCGTCCGGCGCCTCTCCGGCAACGCCCCCGTACGGAGGCGTTTGCAGGCCTGAGGCGCCCCTTTGCACCAGCAGCGGCTACGGTGCTGACGTGCAGGCTCGCGCAGGGCCGCAGGGCGACCCACAGGGGAGGGACGATGCCCGGAACCGTGCTGCTGCTCGCGGCCTCGCCACTGGGCCGGGGGCGGCTGGTGGACGCGGCCGGCGTGCTGCCCGTCCTGGCCGCGGTGGCCCCCGCCGTGCTGGCCGGCACCGGCACCGCGAACGTGGTCGAACTCGCCGACCCGCTGGACCCGCAGGCCGTCCTGACCCGGCTGCGCGCCGCCGCGGCGGCGCCCGGACCGCTCACCGTGTACCTCACCGGGCAGCTGCATCTGGACCGCCGCCAGCGCCTGCCCCACCTGGCGCTGGCCCGCACCACACCGGCCACCGTCCGCTACACCGCGCTGCCCTGGCACTGGATCAGGGAGGAGCTGCGGCTCCGCTCGGCCGCGGACACCGCGCTCGTCGTCGACCTGCACGCGGACGCGGAGGCCTGGCGGCACCTGGCCGAGCGACCCCTGGACTCCGGCCGCACGGCGGCCGTCTACGGCCGTGTCGCCCCGCCGCCGTCCGGCCGGCGGGGACCGGCCGAGCCGTCGTACATGAAGGCGGTGGCGACGCTGCTGCGCAGCGGGCACCGGCCGCCGCTCGAGCGGCTGCACGCGCAGGCGCTCGCGCGGATCGCCGATTCCGGTGCCGCCGGCCGGGACATGGTGCTGGCCGGACCCGGCGGCTTCGCGCCCGGGTCCCCGTACCGTCCTGGAGTGCCTCACCAGCAGACTCCCCCGGACGGGCCGGGCGGTGTACGGCCCGACACCGGCATGGATCCCCACGCCGCCATCAGCGCCGCCGTCCGGTCCGGCCGGCACGCCGAGGCCGACGTGCTCGCCGCCCGGTACGAGCAGAGCGTCGTACGGGCGTACGGTCCCGCCTCCGCCGAGGCGCTGCACTGGGCCGAAGTGCGGGCGGACCTGGCGATGTTCGCGGGGGACGCGGCGGGCAGTTGCCGGGCGTGGCTGCGGGTCGCCGGGGTGCGGCTGGCGGCGGGCCAGGCGGTGGACGCGCCTGCCGTGGAGGCGGCCGCGGACCGGGCGCATCACCAGTGGGGCCGTATCGACGACGTGGCGCGGGCCCGTGAACTCGGGCCCGAACTGGCGCAGCTGAGGCTTCGGGTGCCGGGGCGCCGGCAGGGCGCGCTGGAGAACGTCCAGCGGCAGCTGCGGGAGCTGCCGACGGGCTGAGGTCCTCAGCCGGCGTCTTCCGGGCCGCCTCGGCCCTGACGCCGTCTTCCGGACCGCTTCGGCCCTACCAGGTGTACCCCTCCTGGACCTTCATGCAGCCCTCCTCGTCGCCGTGCTGCACCGCCGCGCTCGCCGGGAGCTTGTTCGGGGTCGTGCCCTTCGGGTAGGCGTCTCCGGTGCGCCAGTCGGCGCCGACGGTCAGGGTGATGCCCGAGACGTCGGTCGACTTGTGGACGTGGCCCGGCGGGATGCCGAGCGCCTTGGCCACCGCCTGGGCGTCGCCTTCCAGGTCGGCGCTCGGGAACTGGATGACGGTGTCGGTCTCGGAGGCGGCCGTGCTGTCCCGCAGGGCCTTGGTGAAACCCTTGCCCTGCAGGACCTGGGCGATCGCGTCGCCCCGCTGGGGTGCCGGGGCGCGGGTGGCCGACCCGGTGCCGTTGCGGACCTGCACCGCGATGTCGGCGGCCGGGGCGGCGTCGTCCGTGGACTGCTGCTCGGGCTCGTGCTGGGCGGCGCGACCGTCCATCGGGGTGTCGTCACTGATCATCGAGAGCACCTGGTCGGCATTGCCGGGGGCGGGCATCCGCCGGTTGCGGTCCTGCGGCCACTCCACGACGGGCAGCGTGGTCGTGGTGATCCGCTTGGTGGGCACCTTCTGCATCTCGCCCATGAGGTCGTACAGCTTCTTGATCGTGTCGAGGCCTTCGTCGACCACGAGTGCGCTGGTCGCGGCCTCCGCGAGCTTGCGCATCTCGGCGGGGTTGCCGAGTTGGGCGTTCTTGCGCAGCTCGCGGACCATCGAGTTCATGTACATGTGCTGGGCGTGGGTGCGGCCGATGTCGGTGCCGTCCTCGAAGCCGTAGCGGGTGCGCAGCCACTGCAGGGCCTGTTCGC comes from the Streptomyces sp. NBC_00820 genome and includes:
- a CDS encoding PP2C family protein-serine/threonine phosphatase, which encodes MEYRHRRQVLRVRGHSVAWVPPLVLLMGIVLVDLETGEGFRIVSWIVLVPGIAAALCGVWTTTGFALLSLVTYVGVDTVYPDQYRAGTTDFALVAVGGALAVLASAARVRQERQSLHMQDIAETTRRTVLRPLPPDWAGLEHAGVYLAADSDARVGGDFYDIQPGPHGTRVLVGDVQGKGLGAVETAAALLGTFREAGYHEADLATVAERLEVRMHRHRGHVAALGGNDSDRFATAVLLGFPEDDPDAVELVNFGHEPPLAVGPHGVRVLPCGDCLPIGLGDLTEGRPPVHRVRLGRDETLLMVTDGVTEARDRAGEFYPLTREVVRAIAADPRRADPKRLVRRVRDGVVRHSQGHLGDDTTVFAVRRLSGNAPVRRRLQA
- a CDS encoding LCP family protein, translated to MTDSSVHTKADSTPPAGNGRPGKDASRRERDARRDSPRRGGRILRWSAASLALLLLGTAGAGYLYYEHLNHNIKKAKLNLGESAAPEATPNAAGQTPMNILLIGSDSRNTARNLKLGGSRNDVGRPPLADVQMLVHISADRSNMSVVSLPRDTMIPIPKCTDPKNGHVYDPIPLAMANRSLERGGPGCTVATWTELTHHRVHIDHFMMVDFSGVVDMADAIGGVPVCVDQNVWSRHGSGLKLRKGKTKVMGEQALQWLRTRYGFEDGTDIGRTHAQHMYMNSMVRELRKNAQLGNPAEMRKLAEAATSALVVDEGLDTIKKLYDLMGEMQKVPTKRITTTTLPVVEWPQDRNRRMPAPGNADQVLSMISDDTPMDGRAAQHEPEQQSTDDAAPAADIAVQVRNGTGSATRAPAPQRGDAIAQVLQGKGFTKALRDSTAASETDTVIQFPSADLEGDAQAVAKALGIPPGHVHKSTDVSGITLTVGADWRTGDAYPKGTTPNKLPASAAVQHGDEEGCMKVQEGYTW